The Lactobacillus sp. ESL0680 genome has a segment encoding these proteins:
- a CDS encoding type B 50S ribosomal protein L31, translated as MKQGIHPDYQEVVFMDSATGAKFVAGSTLKPTETVEYEGKTYPLIRVEITSDSHPFYTGKQKFAQADGRIEKFNKKYGMNNK; from the coding sequence ATGAAACAAGGCATTCATCCAGATTACCAAGAAGTTGTCTTTATGGACTCAGCTACAGGTGCTAAGTTCGTTGCAGGTTCAACTTTGAAGCCAACGGAAACAGTAGAATACGAAGGTAAAACTTACCCATTAATTCGCGTTGAAATCACTTCAGATTCTCACCCATTCTACACAGGCAAGCAAAAGTTTGCTCAAGCAGATGGTCGGATCGAAAAGTTCAACAAGAAGTATGGTATGAACAACAAGTAA
- a CDS encoding transporter substrate-binding domain-containing protein: MKKNKTRNTIIGVIVVVIIAIAAFFGIKASSNHSAGNNDSSVTAIKKRGVLRVAVFGDLPPYGWVNANGKRVGYDVRLARQMAKDMGVKIKFIQVNANNRVDTLNSNKADLVLANFTVTPERKQVIDYAKPYMKVSVGVISPKNAPITKASELNGKSLIVTKGTTAENYFAKKSGVNLLKFDSKTQQFNAIKNKRAAALADDNSYLYAWVKKNPSYTVGIKNIGPNQFISPAVKKGNKSLLTWTNKEITKLNGQKFFVNDYNQELKPYFGSEIKPSDIVLN; the protein is encoded by the coding sequence ATGAAGAAGAATAAGACAAGAAATACAATTATTGGTGTGATAGTTGTTGTAATTATTGCAATTGCAGCTTTCTTTGGAATTAAAGCATCAAGTAATCATTCGGCAGGCAATAATGATAGCAGCGTGACTGCCATTAAAAAGCGCGGGGTATTACGTGTAGCTGTCTTTGGCGATTTGCCGCCATATGGCTGGGTTAATGCCAATGGTAAGCGGGTCGGTTACGATGTGCGGCTGGCACGGCAAATGGCTAAGGACATGGGCGTAAAGATTAAGTTTATTCAAGTCAACGCCAACAACCGTGTCGACACCTTAAATTCCAATAAGGCCGACTTAGTTTTGGCTAACTTCACGGTTACACCGGAACGTAAGCAGGTTATTGATTATGCCAAACCTTACATGAAGGTTTCTGTTGGGGTGATTTCACCTAAGAATGCGCCAATCACTAAGGCTAGTGAGTTGAATGGCAAGAGCTTAATTGTTACTAAGGGGACTACTGCAGAAAACTATTTTGCTAAGAAGAGCGGCGTTAACTTATTGAAGTTTGACTCCAAGACCCAGCAATTTAATGCAATTAAGAATAAGCGGGCAGCAGCCTTAGCTGATGATAATTCTTACCTTTATGCTTGGGTTAAGAAGAACCCCAGTTATACTGTTGGCATTAAGAACATTGGCCCGAACCAATTTATTTCTCCAGCCGTCAAGAAGGGCAACAAGTCTTTATTAACTTGGACTAACAAGGAAATCACTAAGTTGAATGGACAAAAGTTCTTTGTTAATGATTATAATCAAGAATTAAAGCCGTACTTTGGCAGCGAAATTAAGCCAAGTGACATTGTTTTAAATTAA
- a CDS encoding amino acid ABC transporter ATP-binding protein, with the protein MAKEILRVEHLNKFYGDRQVLHDINFKLEEGEVLTLLGPSGSGKSTLLRCLNGLEQFNEGALYFKGQKITPTDQNWQELRQKIGMVFQSYDLFPNLTVMENILLAPTKVQKRPAEEVKDEALKLLDRVGLVKYVDAYPRELSGGQKQRIAIVRALAMHPEVMLFDEVTASLDPEMVRGILQIMTTLAKKDHMTMIIVTHEMNFAAQIADQVLFLEDGKIIENTPGKQFFAKPQTDRAQEFLTSMDF; encoded by the coding sequence ATGGCAAAAGAAATTTTACGAGTTGAACATTTAAATAAGTTTTACGGCGACCGTCAGGTATTGCATGACATCAACTTTAAGCTAGAAGAAGGCGAAGTGTTAACTTTGCTTGGACCATCAGGATCAGGTAAAAGTACCTTGCTCAGGTGTCTTAATGGGCTTGAGCAATTTAATGAAGGTGCGCTTTATTTTAAGGGACAAAAAATCACCCCGACCGATCAGAACTGGCAAGAGTTACGTCAAAAAATCGGCATGGTCTTTCAGAGTTATGACTTGTTCCCCAATTTAACAGTAATGGAAAATATTTTGCTGGCACCAACTAAGGTGCAAAAACGCCCAGCAGAAGAAGTTAAAGATGAAGCATTAAAGCTGCTCGATCGTGTTGGGTTAGTTAAGTACGTTGATGCCTATCCGCGAGAATTGTCCGGTGGGCAAAAGCAGCGGATTGCGATTGTCCGGGCCTTGGCAATGCATCCAGAAGTGATGCTCTTTGATGAGGTGACGGCATCACTTGATCCGGAAATGGTGCGTGGTATTTTACAAATCATGACGACTTTGGCGAAAAAAGACCACATGACCATGATTATCGTGACGCACGAAATGAACTTTGCTGCGCAAATTGCGGATCAGGTATTGTTTTTAGAAGACGGCAAAATTATTGAAAATACGCCAGGAAAGCAGTTCTTTGCTAAACCGCAGACTGACCGGGCGCAAGAATTTTTAACAAGTATGGATTTTTAA
- a CDS encoding amino acid ABC transporter permease → MAHSAINVFFAGDNFARIMQGLWTSVWIAAVSLILGLILGTIFGVLRTLPNKFVRFILRLYLEFFRIVPTIVLLYLVYYILPRQLHINWSASWMAVLAFSLWVAAEFSDIVRGAIESVPVSQKESGLALGLSRLQLFRYVLLPQAVKLELPATINLATRVIKTTSLLMTISIIDVIAVGQQIIEANNQQYPNAVFWIYGLIFILYFVIDYPLSAWAKRLAAKK, encoded by the coding sequence ATGGCACATTCGGCGATTAATGTTTTCTTTGCTGGGGACAATTTTGCCCGGATCATGCAGGGACTGTGGACTTCTGTCTGGATTGCGGCCGTTAGCTTAATTTTGGGTTTAATCTTAGGAACTATTTTTGGTGTTCTAAGGACACTGCCTAATAAGTTTGTCCGCTTTATCTTACGGCTCTACCTTGAATTTTTCCGGATTGTACCAACAATTGTCTTGCTGTATTTAGTCTATTACATCCTGCCGCGGCAGCTGCACATCAATTGGTCGGCGAGTTGGATGGCTGTTTTGGCATTTTCCTTGTGGGTTGCCGCAGAATTTAGCGATATCGTGCGTGGAGCAATTGAGTCGGTACCAGTATCGCAGAAAGAATCAGGTCTAGCATTAGGGTTAAGCCGCCTGCAGCTATTCCGCTATGTCTTATTGCCACAAGCAGTCAAACTAGAATTGCCAGCAACGATTAATTTAGCAACGCGGGTCATTAAGACGACCTCGCTGTTGATGACAATTAGTATCATTGACGTGATTGCCGTTGGTCAGCAGATTATTGAAGCTAACAACCAGCAGTATCCAAATGCTGTCTTTTGGATTTATGGTTTGATCTTTATTTTATATTTTGTAATTGATTATCCATTATCAGCTTGGGCCAAACGCTTGGCTGCGAAAAAGTAG
- a CDS encoding amino acid ABC transporter permease, with protein MSWQIISQSLPVFGKAFELTLWLSLVGIVGSIIVGIVSSLVQYFKVPILCQIFTAYVELARNTPLLIQLFFLYYAFPVFGLKMSAETCGIIGLIFLGGAYMAEGFTGGFTGVNANQIDNGKALGMSKLQLARYVVFPQGFALSMPALTANIIFLIKETSIFSVIAIPELTNTALDLIGMYYRSNEYLLVLVIAYAIILIPVILLLNYLERRVRYGTFGD; from the coding sequence ATGAGCTGGCAGATTATCTCTCAGAGTTTACCAGTCTTCGGCAAAGCCTTTGAATTGACTCTTTGGCTGTCGCTAGTCGGGATTGTAGGTTCGATTATTGTCGGTATAGTTAGCAGTTTAGTGCAATATTTTAAGGTACCCATACTGTGTCAAATTTTTACAGCTTATGTCGAATTGGCCCGGAACACGCCGTTGTTAATTCAATTATTTTTCTTATATTATGCGTTTCCCGTTTTTGGTTTGAAAATGTCGGCAGAAACATGTGGCATTATCGGACTGATTTTCTTGGGTGGCGCTTATATGGCAGAAGGTTTTACCGGCGGATTTACGGGAGTCAATGCTAATCAAATTGATAACGGCAAGGCACTGGGAATGAGTAAGCTGCAGTTAGCCCGCTACGTTGTTTTCCCTCAAGGGTTTGCACTCAGTATGCCGGCTTTGACTGCGAACATTATCTTTTTAATTAAGGAAACTTCAATCTTCTCAGTAATTGCAATTCCAGAATTAACTAATACGGCGCTAGATTTAATTGGGATGTATTACCGTTCTAACGAATACTTGCTGGTGCTGGTTATCGCCTATGCAATTATCTTAATTCCGGTTATCTTGCTCCTCAATTATTTGGAAAGGAGAGTTCGTTATGGCACATTCGGCGATTAA
- a CDS encoding GRP family sugar transporter, translating to MNTTALLVGLGPLLGWGLFPTIASKIGGKPANQILGTTLGTFIFGLVYAIAGGYTLPAGTALLLSIVSGIGWASAQIVTFMSFGLVGSSRAMPITTAFQLLGASLWGVIALGDWPGIPAKIVGAIALVAIILGAYMTVWSEKKTAQKSSLLKKATLWLLFGEIGYWAYSAAPQAAHVNGQHAFLPQAIGMLLTGIVYGIYVAIKDKSENPFTELVSYKQIFAGFFFAFAALTYLISAQPNMNGLATGFVLSQTSVILATLTGIWFLGQKKTKKEMAVTVVGLIIILVAAAVTEFI from the coding sequence TTGAATACTACTGCATTATTAGTTGGTTTGGGTCCGCTCCTTGGCTGGGGACTGTTCCCGACAATCGCATCTAAAATCGGCGGCAAGCCTGCTAACCAGATTTTAGGTACCACGCTTGGGACCTTTATCTTTGGTTTGGTCTATGCAATTGCAGGCGGCTACACATTACCGGCTGGAACGGCACTCTTATTGTCCATTGTTTCTGGAATTGGCTGGGCAAGTGCTCAGATTGTGACGTTCATGTCCTTTGGTTTAGTCGGTTCTTCGCGGGCGATGCCAATTACGACAGCCTTCCAATTGCTAGGTGCTTCATTATGGGGCGTAATTGCCCTTGGTGATTGGCCGGGAATCCCAGCTAAAATAGTTGGAGCAATTGCCTTAGTAGCAATCATTCTTGGCGCCTATATGACAGTTTGGTCAGAAAAGAAGACTGCGCAAAAATCAAGTTTGCTTAAAAAGGCAACGCTTTGGTTGTTATTTGGTGAGATTGGTTACTGGGCATATTCTGCTGCACCGCAAGCTGCCCACGTTAATGGTCAACATGCTTTTTTACCGCAAGCGATTGGGATGTTATTGACAGGGATTGTGTATGGCATCTATGTTGCTATTAAAGATAAAAGTGAGAATCCTTTTACGGAACTTGTTTCCTACAAGCAGATTTTTGCGGGGTTCTTCTTTGCCTTTGCGGCATTAACCTATTTGATTTCAGCCCAGCCTAACATGAACGGCTTGGCAACTGGCTTTGTCTTATCACAGACTTCAGTTATTTTGGCTACCTTAACCGGTATCTGGTTCTTAGGTCAGAAAAAGACGAAGAAGGAAATGGCTGTGACGGTTGTCGGCTTAATCATTATTTTGGTTGCCGCTGCCGTAACAGAATTTATCTAA
- the rbsD gene encoding D-ribose pyranase, with protein sequence MKKTKVINSDLSRVIATMGHFDKLAIGDAGTPVPKGTEKIDLAVTNGIPSFMDVLNNVLEELGIQRIFLASEIKTENPEMLAQIKERLPEMPIEFITHEELKESLKDCKAFVRTGEMTPFANILLESNVVF encoded by the coding sequence ATGAAAAAGACAAAAGTGATTAATTCAGATTTATCGCGCGTGATTGCCACCATGGGGCATTTTGACAAGTTGGCAATTGGTGATGCCGGCACGCCGGTTCCTAAGGGTACAGAAAAGATTGACTTGGCTGTCACTAATGGGATTCCTAGCTTCATGGACGTGCTCAACAACGTTCTTGAAGAATTGGGGATTCAGCGGATTTTTTTGGCTAGTGAAATTAAAACGGAAAATCCGGAAATGCTAGCGCAAATCAAGGAGCGTCTGCCAGAGATGCCAATTGAATTTATTACGCATGAGGAATTAAAAGAAAGCTTGAAGGATTGCAAGGCCTTTGTCAGAACCGGTGAAATGACGCCATTTGCGAATATTTTGCTTGAAAGTAACGTTGTCTTTTAA
- the rbsK gene encoding ribokinase: MNKVTVIGSINLDTNLRVERMVKPGETIHAKEHYSAAGGKGANQAVAAARSGCATRFIGAVGADAPGTEMLNLLKEEGIDVSGIATIENESTGQAFISIDDEGQNSITIYAGANYAFGSDDIAQKSALISDSDFVIAQFETPIAATIKGFEIARAHGIKTILNPAPAMTEIPRELLQLTDMIAPNETEAETITGVHVTDELSAKQAAAKLHDLGIAAVIITIGSKGAFYDFNGQSELVPAFKVKAVDTTAAGDTFIGAMSSLLKPDFSNLREAIVFANKASSLTVQRYGAQPSIPYKKEIDQVK; this comes from the coding sequence ATGAATAAGGTTACGGTTATCGGCAGTATTAACCTTGATACCAACTTGCGGGTTGAGCGAATGGTTAAGCCGGGCGAAACAATCCATGCAAAGGAACACTATTCTGCTGCTGGAGGTAAGGGTGCTAACCAAGCGGTTGCGGCAGCACGGTCTGGTTGTGCGACCCGCTTTATTGGTGCCGTTGGCGCTGATGCACCGGGAACAGAAATGCTGAATTTGCTTAAAGAAGAAGGCATTGATGTTTCTGGAATTGCGACAATTGAGAATGAGTCAACGGGTCAAGCCTTTATTTCGATTGACGATGAAGGTCAGAACTCAATTACGATTTATGCTGGTGCCAATTATGCCTTTGGTTCTGATGACATTGCGCAAAAGAGTGCATTGATTTCAGACAGTGATTTTGTGATTGCTCAATTTGAAACGCCAATTGCGGCAACAATTAAGGGCTTTGAGATTGCTCGCGCTCACGGAATTAAAACAATTTTGAATCCGGCACCAGCAATGACTGAAATCCCAAGAGAATTGCTGCAATTGACGGATATGATTGCACCAAATGAAACTGAAGCTGAAACGATTACTGGGGTTCATGTTACGGATGAACTTAGCGCCAAGCAGGCTGCTGCTAAGTTACATGACCTTGGAATAGCTGCAGTAATTATTACGATTGGTTCCAAGGGTGCTTTTTATGACTTTAATGGGCAGAGCGAACTGGTTCCTGCTTTTAAAGTTAAGGCTGTTGATACAACTGCTGCCGGCGATACCTTTATTGGTGCGATGTCGAGTTTGTTAAAGCCAGACTTTTCTAATTTGCGTGAGGCAATTGTGTTTGCTAACAAAGCGTCGTCGTTAACGGTGCAGCGCTATGGTGCCCAGCCGTCAATTCCGTACAAGAAGGAAATCGATCAAGTTAAGTAA
- a CDS encoding amino acid permease codes for MKRQLTLFAALATVMGTMIGGGAFFKIASVSALTHNAWLSILVWPLAGFITLMAGLSVAELAAIFPEDGGPVKYLQEIYGPKIAFLFGWSLIIIYYPANIAALSIVFATQLKQIPSFSNFSTTGVALVVMATVLLVNWFGSKLSSEVQKLALIIKLLPIAAIIIFAVFSGSPNQLASAPLPHLNSANGAAFGQALLAVLFAYDGWLSIGNLAGEIKNPAKTLSRAITWGVFGVTIIYTLLNWGYLRITPWSKIVGNQGAALLTAQRLFGNFGGLIISIGILVSVFGAINGHLMVGSRMPYTLGKQNKLPAANFFAKLNRKTIVPTNSMLFECAIAAIMIFSGTFDSLTDMLVYVSWIFSILLFVGVFILRQKQPELTRPYKVPLFPWPPILAIIGALFIVINTTLTQPVLAVIGILLTLTGWPVYLWVEKK; via the coding sequence ATGAAAAGACAACTCACATTATTCGCCGCATTAGCTACGGTCATGGGAACCATGATTGGCGGCGGGGCTTTTTTCAAAATTGCTAGTGTTTCCGCATTGACCCATAATGCTTGGCTGAGCATCCTTGTTTGGCCGCTGGCTGGGTTCATCACCCTAATGGCTGGGTTAAGTGTTGCAGAACTTGCCGCCATTTTCCCCGAAGACGGCGGACCGGTCAAATACTTGCAAGAAATTTACGGACCCAAGATTGCCTTTCTCTTTGGTTGGTCACTAATCATCATTTACTATCCCGCTAATATTGCCGCCCTTTCAATTGTCTTTGCGACGCAATTAAAGCAAATTCCCAGCTTCAGCAATTTTTCTACTACTGGTGTGGCACTTGTTGTTATGGCGACTGTCCTGCTGGTTAATTGGTTCGGCTCTAAACTAAGCAGTGAGGTACAAAAGCTGGCGTTAATTATCAAGTTGTTGCCGATTGCCGCAATCATTATCTTTGCCGTGTTCAGCGGCAGTCCTAACCAATTAGCTAGTGCACCATTGCCTCACCTTAACTCTGCTAACGGCGCTGCCTTCGGCCAAGCTCTATTGGCGGTTCTTTTTGCTTATGACGGCTGGCTCAGTATTGGTAATTTAGCTGGCGAAATTAAAAATCCGGCCAAGACCTTATCGCGGGCCATTACTTGGGGCGTGTTCGGTGTTACCATCATTTATACTCTGCTCAATTGGGGTTATCTTAGAATTACTCCGTGGTCTAAAATTGTGGGTAATCAAGGAGCTGCACTGCTTACCGCTCAGCGATTATTTGGTAATTTTGGTGGACTAATTATCAGTATTGGTATCTTAGTATCCGTCTTTGGCGCTATTAACGGTCACCTCATGGTCGGCTCCAGAATGCCATATACCTTAGGTAAACAAAATAAATTACCGGCGGCGAATTTTTTTGCTAAATTAAATCGTAAAACCATCGTTCCAACTAACAGCATGCTTTTTGAATGTGCAATTGCAGCCATCATGATTTTTTCCGGTACCTTTGACAGCTTAACCGATATGCTAGTCTATGTTTCGTGGATTTTTTCAATTCTATTATTTGTTGGTGTCTTCATTCTACGCCAAAAGCAGCCCGAGTTAACGAGACCATACAAGGTACCCCTCTTCCCGTGGCCACCAATCCTTGCAATTATCGGCGCCTTGTTTATTGTAATTAACACCACCCTAACTCAGCCCGTTTTGGCAGTTATCGGTATCTTGCTAACATTAACTGGCTGGCCAGTGTATTTGTGGGTAGAGAAAAAATAA